The sequence below is a genomic window from Humulus lupulus chromosome 3, drHumLupu1.1, whole genome shotgun sequence.
TACTCTAAATCTCTTTAATGATTAAGTAAATTCATCATTCCATGTTTGAAACGAGTACTTTTGGCTTATTTTCACAACAGaatttccctctctctctctctctctctctaatctcttttcatttcattTTCTCAGCAACAAAACAAGTTCAAAGCCACAAAACTCAACTCAAATCAAATAATTTAAACAAGAGAGCGAGAGAAACTAAGCATAGAAGAATAATGTGCCCTAAAAccaattttgatataaaaatggTAGAAATTACAGAAACTGTTAAATAAAAGCTAGAGTGAGAAAGGCATAGCCAACCTGATTCGCAATGGGTAGAGCTAGCGGCGATGGCGACGAATTGCGGAAGCTAACCTCAGAGACCTAATCTCAAAATTGTGTAAGGAAGATCTCCGGCTAAAGTGGAAGAGAGAACCATTTTTATCAATCTATGAATAATGAAAAGTCGATATGTGAATAATGAAAAGAAAAGTAAGGAAAGGTATGCAGTGGAATAGAATTATAATTCCACTTACTCAAAAATAGAAAAGTTATTCCGTTAGTTTAAGAAATAAGCATAACAAAACAATCCGGGTTATTAACATTGCATTCTTTTTCTTTCTGCCCATTATCGTCAACCAAACGGCCCTTCTCCCTCTCTCGAAACCGTCTCTTTCTTTCTCAGTTGTAGCTGTAGTTATTCTCTCTCTGGTTCGGAGTTTGGGTCCAGATCTGATCCCACCAACGAGGTATCGCTACTGTTACCCTAGCCCTAGATCTTACTCTCTATGTGCGTATTTAGGGTTCCATACGCGAGGTTATGTTGTCAATTTCACATGATCTTTCATCCATCGCTAtcgcttattttgaaaaaataaaatacaaaaaatcgATGGTTGCATAAATTGATGTTTTCTGTGAAATAATTTGTGGGTTTCTTGTCAAATTATAGGTAATGACTGATATGATCGCATGCATTTTCGTATCTTAGATCTGTTAGTGTTTTTCATGGTATTCTTGTTTCCTTTGAGATTTACTGTCTTTTGTCCTTTGATTCTTTCCTGGGTATAAAAAATTGAAGTTTTTCTGTGTCTTTGGTATAGTGAGCTTAGTTTGCTTGTTAGCTTGGGCATTAAGCTGTCCTATAGTGAATAATCCACGAATAAAAATGATTTATTCAGTAGGTTTTTTCTAGATCCTGATAGAAGGGTGGAAAATATCTAGATTCTGATGGGTATAAGCTCCAGTGTCTGTCTTTGACAAAATTTTATAGTACTGTTTAAACAAAAATAATGGCCATATTGTATATTTctgttaaaaattaataaaatgaaatcaAAGTATTAAAATAccattaaaaatgaaaaaataataatgttatttttattttcttttcacgTCTTGCAGAGGGACGGTTTGGTAAGAGGAGCGGCTGCCTTGCAGCAGTCTGGGTGGGTGCGGGTGGACTTGGCTTCGTGACGATCCAGGTGAGTAACACGACTGTCGGTGTTTTGCGTCTGTCTgctattttattttatgtatttattaatttcTGAATGGGCAAAGATTGAGGCTCGAGGTTACAAGagctggtggtggtggtggtgatggtgatggtgatggtgggTGCTGGGTTGGGCGGGGCGGGGCTACTGTGTCTGTGGGTGAGAGGTGGAGTTTCTAGTTTTGCAGTTGTGATGTTTTCTGAGATTTTATGATGGAGTTTGAGTTTGGTGGTCTGATGGGCTTGGTTGGGTTTGGTTCTGGTTCTGAGCGTGAGATTAGAAGAGGAAGAATGAAGGGTCTGCTAGGCAGTGGTGACGATCATGTAAGGGCTAATTTACAATTAGCATATCTTGATAGTTGACTTGTGTGATTCACCATTATTTTGGTTGATTCCATCATTTTCATTACTTCTACCTTCTGAAAGTTTTGAAAATGAAATTGAGTTTGAGCGGGTTTACGTTTACCCAAACATTATGAATCTCTATtgaatatattgattgaaaattcAATTGGCTTCTGGCAAAAGAAAAATAGCTGTAATTAGAGTAGTTTCCAATCCGAAACCAGTTTTATGTTTTTCAAAACTTGAAAATGTGAGACCTACAGTAATTCTTGATTGGTTGGTTGTTTCTATAAACCTTATTCAAATGCCAATTCTAATTTTTGCTTAGAAAACACCTAAATAACCTTTTCTCCAAAtcctaaccaaaaaaaaaatccaaaattcgGTTTTCTTCTTTTATCGTTCTCTCCCTTTTCTCATGTTTCTCTTCAGCACACACCAGTCCCCTGTTTTAGTCATACGATTTCTGGGTGATCTCTCAAGATTCTCTCTCTCGCCCCCCTAGTTGCCCCCTCCGGCCAACCCACTTCCCCGCTGTCAGGTATATCTATAGTTACTCTCTCTATGtatatacacacatacatattCGTATATGGTAATGCAAAGATCCATCCCTATCCAAAAGGTTTTGGAATGCAAAATCGTGAGGCGAGGCGTTTTCCTTTAGTACCACGAGGCGTAAGCCTCGAAGCGTAACGAGGCATACGCCTCAACAATAAGAACAAATCTACCTAAGATATTATAAAACACATAACAAACAATATATAATTCCATAATAgaaccataaaattcatgaaattacttgttacgagtcttaaaatcataaactaaatttattaatggttcaaacttaacataaagaaacatattccaagtcaaatgtccaaaaaaatcatcattttcatatTCATCATCACTTCTGCTCATTCCATCTTAAATTCAGCTgctaaaaaactaaaataaacaatatttcagcaacttaaaaacaatatgtaacaaaaaaactaaacagagtagcAGCAAAAAATAAGACTTTTTATTGCTGGATAAGATAAAATAAAGATCTATGAGGTGCTGCTGTTGCTGTTTGCCGTGACTGAGTGAGGAATTTGGAGAAGAGAAAGATGTTGAGAGTTGAAGGTCAAAATAGTGtttttaggttttatttgggtcaTTAATAACTTAAAAATCTGTTTTAAAAAGCCCAATAAAAGCCCCCAAAAAAGGCCCAGAAAAGTGATTAAAAAAAGCCCTTGGCTGTGTGATTGATGAGGCGTAAGCCTCAGCCGCTTCAGTGATGCCTCAAAAAATTAAACGTCTAAGATGTGCGCCTCAGGGGTATGAGGCGTAAGCACCAGTGAACACATGCAAGGCGTAGCCTCAGAGGTGTTTTTGAACCGCCTCGCCTCAAGGCAAGGCGTACGTCTCAACCGATTTTGAAAACCATGTCCCTATCTAcaagtatatataaaaaaatccaTCTGATTCATGAAAATTCTCAAGATTTTTTAGAGCAAAATTCTAGTCTTCCTAAAAATTGTTCAGCCAGGTTTTCTACCGAAGGAAGTTGTAGAATAATGAATGATTGGAAAGTTGTACTTTTTAGTAGTTTTGAATGTTGGGAAATCAAACAAAGATGAATTTTTCAATctgaataattttttatatatgacATAGAATAGTCCAGTATTTACTTTTTACTTCACTAGAAGGATTATGATTGCTGTTATCTTGTGTTCTATTCAATTATGTAAGTTATTGTTTTCTTTCAATGTTTTAACCTAAATATAATAGGTCTCTCATGCAGTCATGAGGCCATGTTATATTGTAATGCAACAATTACCAATTTCGATGGCAATCAAAGGAACATAAGCTCATTTTGTCCAAAAAAAAAGGAACATAAGCTcatggtggtggtagtggtagtggtagtggtttgTAATCTTTTGGATGGGTTTAAGTTGCTTAACATTGATGTTGTGAAGTACTATTTCTATGTATATCTCTGTTTTTGTGTGGTGAGTTGAACTAATTTATTGCCCGTATAAAAGTTATAGTTCTTGAAATGTCTTGATTGACCAAATCAAGAGATTGAGAGGACTCATTACATGCCCACCATAACAGAAGTGATGTTTCCTCTTCttggaaaaaagaaaagaaaaaacaagattGAAAATCTCTCGAAGCATATACATTTGGGGACAATTAATGAGTCATTGGTTTTAAAAAACTATTGAGGCTCTCAAAAAACGCCCTGTAGCTAAGCCTCAGCAGGTTTAGTCGAGGCTTATGCCTCAGAGGCTAGGCGTTAAGCCTCACATTGTTGAAGTTTTTtgggtttttattttaaaaatgtatttAGTCTGATTGAGTTTTTTATTTGGACTATCTAACCCATTTTTGGCTTTTAAACTCGGTCTATATGACAAAAATAAACCCAAACTGCAAATAAATAAGATATCTTTTTCCTGCCCCTATTCTCAGCCTCCCCTACTTGTTATATTTGAGTTCTTATTTTCTCCAGCCTCCACTTTTAGAAAATCTCAATAGCGATGATAATGATCATGAATGCagcaaaaagaaagaagaaagataATGGTCGTGCAAATGAGGGCTTCTTAGTCTTTTAAGTTGTTTAAGACTTTAAGCTCTACTCTTATGTTATTAATTAGGTTTTTAATTTTAAACATTTGATTAATTTAGTTCGTGGTTTTATGACTTAGAACAAGTAATTTCATGAACTCTATGACTTTTGTTATGCAATTATgtgtatttttataaattttgtgATGTTTTATGTAGTTTTTGTTCTTAATATTGAGGCTTACGCCTCGAGGCCTATGCCTTGCCGAGCTAAAGCAAAACGCCTCAGTTCCCAATAATTGATTATAATTTGTATGAACCTAGTTCTTACCCTTTTACCCTCCTATATATTGTATGTTGTACCAAATTCATTCCCCTAACATTATAAATCAATGAGAATTAATATAAGTGAAACACACACCAGTGGTTTGAGAATTTCGGACTAGACGTTTGGCGTACATAAATACTACTAGTTTCCATCAGTAATGTTGTCATATATTTTCCACAGATTTTAATCTATGATTGTGTGTTTCTAGCTTGATTGCATGGCACGTCTAGTTTGTTTTGGTGTTTAGAACTTTATATTATACATTATTCTAGCTCTTGATGTAAAAGTTGTTACGTTTTGTAGATTTGTTGTAATGGGTTGTCTGATTAGATTTTGTTGTATATGCTGAAATATGCAGATCAGCTTGAGTTAATTCTAGCAATTACACAGTGGCGGCCTTGTATTTTTAGTCAAAGGAAAGAATAGTTAGAGTTGTAATGAGAATATAATGGAGCACAAAGAAATGAGAATAAGCTGTCTTGGTTGAACATAACATTGTATTTGTACCAATTAATGTACAGATGGTTCTTTTGAAAAAATAAGTGCTTATGAGAGAATCATGATGTAAAGTTATGAATTTAATTTAatgtattaattttaaattttaattaattaaattaaaatttaatctcTAGAAATTTTGTTTTTAGATTCAGTTTATCAATCAGATATTCTGATTTCATTATATTTTCTGATTATTAACCAATCAAGATTCagattctgttttttttttaaatttaaaaatatagtacaaccaatcacatttttataaatgtatttttaatcactaaattaaaattttatttcagattaatcatttttaaaaaatacagTTTTCAAATCGCACCCAAAAAAAGTTGATACTATATTTgttcattttatattttatattacaTTCACTGAATCTCATCACAAGTATCCTCCGAAAACCACTTATCTAATCAAAGAATATGTAGCCTAAGACCCAATTAACTAGTTGTTTACTATAAAAATTATTATGATTCACTTAGCTGCTTGTGAAAATGCTCAATTTTCTATGTCAATTTGGAGCTTTATTTATTAgcttaaattatttttattggtTTAGATTTTGATGTGTGTGTCTCTCTCTCTACATATATTTATGTAGGTGTTCCATGGTAGGAGGTGCTCGAATTCGGCTCAATGGGTGGCAGCGGGCAGCTGTGGCAGTTGGTTCGGCAGTGGGAGCATTGCTAGACCCACGGAGAGCAGACCTTATTGCGGCTCTTGGCGAGACAACAGGGAAACCTGCTTTCGAAAGAGTTCTTGAAAGAATGAAACAGAGCCCCGAAGGCAGGGTAGCTCTTTTATCTACATctattttgatttgtttatatCAATGTTGAGTTGATTATGAactttttgaatttaaattaccAGATATTTCTGCTATGATTCACTTCAGGTTCTTGTATAGCCCATAATTTTATTGTCATTGGGGTTCCCAATAGCTATTATTTCATAAAGTTGGAGGTGTTGGATTTTCAAGGATGATATTTATATACAAACTTGTTATATTTGTCATGCTCTAAAGACTGGAAGTTCTAAGATTGTAATTCTAGTTACTTGGTGATTAATGGAATGTTGAAGAAACTTATTCGAGTGGTCACATAGAGTTGacaataatttgtttatttttttcagCAAAACTAGTAGACAATTCAAAATTTGCACATAATTTGATCTTCTTTTGACAATGAGACTTTTAGCCTTGGGTTTTTATCAAAATTCAATATAAATTCTTCCATTTCTGAGAAAATTTTGCATTTGTAAAGTGCATACATTGAAGTATctatagggtttttttttttctcaaggtTTTCTTTTTTCCTCTTCTCATCTGTTTTACTGCAGAGTTTTAGACCATGCTTGTCTGTTTCTTTTACAGGCAGTACTTCTCGAGCAACCGCGAGTTTTATCTTCAAAAGTGGGGCACGCATGGGACTTCCCGGAAAACACATTTGGTGCTGCCTATGCAAAATTCATGGGATCAAGGAACTTCTCCCCGGATGACAGACCACCGGTGCGGTTCATGGAGACAGACGAGCTTGCATATGTTGCCATGCGAGCTCGAGAAGTGCATGACTTCTGGCACACCCTTTTTGATCTTCCAACCAATTTGATTGGCGAGTCAGCTCTCAAGGTGATTGAGTTTGAGCAAATGTACCTTCCAATGTGTCTGATGGCCGTCATTGGGGGTACAGCTAGATTCAATGAGAAGCAAAGGAAACTGTTCTTCCAGCACTACTTTCCTTGGGCCATTCGGGCTGGTGCTCAGTCCACCGATCTTATGTGCGTCTATTATGAACGACACTTTCATGAGGATTTGGAGGAGGTGCGGAGAAAATGGGGGATAATACCTGTTTCTAAGCAAGCCTGACCAACAAAGATATTATTAGTTTTGTttgtataattttaaataaaagtagtttctaaaaagattttgataaatattattttttattttaatctgGTGATGTACCAAATGATAGATTATTTTTCTAGTAGTTTTATCCTACGAGTATCAAATATAGTATTAGAGTCAGCATCATTTAGAGTACTCTTTCTCTTTCTAAAGGTTTTGGTTTACTATTTGCATGCACTGCC
It includes:
- the LOC133822947 gene encoding ubiquinone biosynthesis protein COQ4 homolog, mitochondrial isoform X1, with translation MCSMVGGARIRLNGWQRAAVAVGSAVGALLDPRRADLIAALGETTGKPAFERVLERMKQSPEGRAVLLEQPRVLSSKVGHAWDFPENTFGAAYAKFMGSRNFSPDDRPPVRFMETDELAYVAMRAREVHDFWHTLFDLPTNLIGESALKVIEFEQMYLPMCLMAVIGGTARFNEKQRKLFFQHYFPWAIRAGAQSTDLMCVYYERHFHEDLEEVRRKWGIIPVSKQA
- the LOC133822947 gene encoding ubiquinone biosynthesis protein COQ4 homolog, mitochondrial isoform X2, with amino-acid sequence MVGGARIRLNGWQRAAVAVGSAVGALLDPRRADLIAALGETTGKPAFERVLERMKQSPEGRAVLLEQPRVLSSKVGHAWDFPENTFGAAYAKFMGSRNFSPDDRPPVRFMETDELAYVAMRAREVHDFWHTLFDLPTNLIGESALKVIEFEQMYLPMCLMAVIGGTARFNEKQRKLFFQHYFPWAIRAGAQSTDLMCVYYERHFHEDLEEVRRKWGIIPVSKQA